The following are from one region of the Bacteroidota bacterium genome:
- a CDS encoding AAA family ATPase has product MLSIPPAQIEAELLACFGLEPTGHQQRAFHALGRWLGTGALRPLLVLQGAAGTGKTTMMQALVHWLADQGIRCVLLAPTGRAAKVLAARTGRNASTIHKYIYRAESDASGSIRFRLNKNDDPARTVYIVDEASMLGDGDTPEGNGLENRPLLADLVQYAYDGAAGKRMLFLGDPAQLPPVGSNRSPALSTRYLTEQLGLTAGRTTLTEVKRQALHSGILYNATRLREALDGERALADLSLHTAEDVHVLESGQQLVERFCELYEPDRPEACVILCHSNGMAVKINQAIRAQLFHEPDYLVQGDSVLVVKNYYQQQYHELPFIANGDLGVLRHIDYRSREEKYGLEWCSCQVGFQDLEGTEHEITGKVPTSLLGSSSPALTRTQTNQVWQARMQELRAEGKNTRKKDLRTDPYIQCLQLKYGYAITTHKAQGGQWDHVMVLFEPWLFREGQETELLRWSYTALTRAARSLYLYQSPFRISAQLA; this is encoded by the coding sequence ATGCTGTCCATCCCCCCCGCACAGATAGAGGCCGAGCTGCTAGCCTGCTTCGGGCTGGAGCCCACCGGCCACCAGCAGCGGGCCTTCCACGCCCTTGGCCGCTGGCTAGGCACCGGGGCATTGCGCCCCCTGCTGGTGCTGCAGGGGGCTGCCGGAACGGGCAAGACCACTATGATGCAGGCACTGGTGCACTGGCTGGCCGACCAGGGCATCCGCTGTGTGCTACTGGCCCCCACAGGCCGGGCCGCCAAGGTGCTGGCAGCCCGCACCGGGCGCAATGCCAGCACCATACACAAATACATCTATCGGGCAGAGAGCGATGCCAGTGGCAGCATCCGCTTCCGGCTGAACAAGAATGACGACCCGGCACGAACGGTCTATATTGTAGACGAAGCCAGCATGCTGGGAGACGGAGACACCCCCGAGGGGAATGGCCTGGAAAACCGCCCACTACTGGCCGATCTGGTACAGTATGCCTACGACGGCGCGGCAGGCAAGCGCATGCTCTTTTTGGGCGACCCTGCCCAGCTACCCCCCGTGGGCAGCAACCGTAGCCCGGCGCTAAGCACCCGCTACCTGACGGAGCAGCTGGGCCTGACCGCCGGACGCACCACCCTGACCGAGGTAAAACGCCAGGCGCTACACTCTGGCATACTCTACAACGCTACGCGCCTGCGCGAGGCACTGGATGGAGAACGTGCCCTGGCAGACCTAAGCCTGCATACCGCAGAAGACGTGCATGTACTGGAAAGTGGACAGCAGCTGGTGGAGCGCTTCTGCGAGCTGTATGAGCCCGACAGGCCCGAGGCCTGTGTTATCCTGTGCCACAGCAATGGAATGGCCGTAAAGATCAACCAGGCCATACGCGCACAGCTCTTCCACGAGCCGGACTACCTGGTGCAGGGGGATAGCGTGCTGGTGGTAAAGAACTACTACCAGCAGCAGTACCACGAGCTGCCCTTTATTGCCAATGGCGACCTGGGTGTGCTGCGCCATATTGACTACAGAAGCCGCGAGGAAAAATATGGCCTGGAATGGTGCAGCTGCCAAGTGGGCTTTCAGGACCTGGAGGGCACAGAGCACGAGATAACGGGCAAGGTGCCCACCTCGCTACTGGGCAGCAGCAGCCCCGCCCTAACCCGAACACAGACAAACCAGGTGTGGCAGGCGCGTATGCAAGAACTGAGGGCCGAGGGCAAAAACACCCGAAAAAAAGACCTGCGCACCGACCCCTACATCCAGTGCCTGCAGCTGAAGTACGGCTATGCCATCACCACCCACAAGGCACAGGGTGGCCAGTGGGACCATGTGATGGTACTCTTTGAGCCCTGGCTCTTTAGAGAAGGGCAGGAAACCGAACTGCTGCGCTGGAGCTATACCGCCCTTACCCGCGCAGCGCGCTCGCTCTATCTGTACCAATCACCTTTTCGCATCTCGGCACAATTGGCATAA